One genomic segment of Synechocystis sp. LKSZ1 includes these proteins:
- a CDS encoding alkene reductase: MMHLLTPFNLGSLSLKNRVVLAPLTRARTGADRVPTPLMATYYRQRANAGLIISEATVVSEIGIGWRNSPGLYSDAQMEGWKPITEAVHEEGSAIFAQLWHCGRASHSDFHPQAGLPVAPSAIAINGEGVYTPQGKKPYEVPRVLTQAEITATVADYRQAALRAKVAGFDGVEIHAANGYLIDQFLQAKTNHRQDEYGGSLENRFRFLREIIEAILTIFPSQQIGVRLSPNGIFNDMGSPDYREAFTYYAQQLDSYKLAYLHVMDGLAFGFHELGTPMTLAEFRGVFSGPLMGNCGYTQATAEAAIAEGLADLIAFGRPYISNPDLVQRFTHGWPLAENADPSVWNGSGEDFALGYTDFPPYQA; this comes from the coding sequence CCGCACTGGGGCTGACCGCGTGCCAACTCCCTTGATGGCCACCTACTATCGACAACGGGCAAATGCTGGCCTGATTATTAGTGAGGCGACGGTTGTTTCAGAAATTGGTATCGGTTGGAGAAATTCCCCTGGCCTCTACAGCGATGCCCAAATGGAGGGTTGGAAACCCATCACCGAGGCTGTTCATGAAGAAGGGTCTGCCATTTTTGCTCAATTGTGGCACTGTGGCCGGGCCTCCCACAGCGATTTCCATCCCCAAGCAGGACTCCCCGTGGCTCCCTCCGCCATTGCCATTAACGGTGAGGGTGTTTATACGCCCCAAGGCAAAAAACCCTACGAGGTGCCCCGAGTATTAACCCAAGCAGAGATTACCGCGACCGTGGCCGACTATCGCCAAGCCGCCCTCCGGGCCAAAGTAGCCGGTTTTGATGGGGTTGAAATCCACGCGGCCAACGGCTACCTGATCGATCAATTTCTACAAGCCAAGACTAACCACCGCCAGGATGAGTACGGCGGCAGTCTCGAAAACCGTTTTCGCTTTCTACGGGAAATTATCGAGGCTATTCTGACGATTTTTCCCTCCCAGCAGATAGGGGTTCGCCTTTCTCCCAACGGTATTTTTAATGATATGGGTTCACCGGACTACCGAGAGGCCTTTACCTACTATGCCCAACAATTGGATAGCTACAAACTGGCTTATTTGCATGTAATGGACGGCTTGGCCTTTGGCTTTCACGAATTGGGCACCCCCATGACCCTGGCGGAATTTCGAGGAGTCTTTTCGGGCCCATTGATGGGGAATTGCGGCTATACCCAGGCCACGGCGGAAGCAGCCATTGCCGAAGGGCTAGCTGATCTGATTGCCTTTGGCCGGCCCTATATTTCCAATCCAGATCTAGTTCAGCGGTTTACCCACGGCTGGCCCTTGGCAGAGAATGCCGACCCGTCAGTTTGGAACGGTAGTGGAGAAGATTTTGCCTTGGGTTACACGGACTTTCCGCCCTACCAGGCCTAG